Proteins from one Sarcophilus harrisii chromosome 2, mSarHar1.11, whole genome shotgun sequence genomic window:
- the DIO2 gene encoding LOW QUALITY PROTEIN: type II iodothyronine deiodinase (The sequence of the model RefSeq protein was modified relative to this genomic sequence to represent the inferred CDS: inserted 1 base in 1 codon): protein MGLLSIDLLITLQILPVFFSNCLFLALYDSVILLKHVVLLLSRSKSTRGEWRRMLTSEGLRCVWKSFLLDAYKQVKLGGDAPNSSVVHITSAEVGNGQQNNSKWKRFDGGYGAECHLLDFANPERPLVVNFGSATUPPFTSQLPAFSKLVEEFSTVADFLLVYIDEAHPSDGWAVPGNSSVSFEVKKHQNQEDRCAAAHQLLERFSLPPQCQVVADCMDNNANIAYGVSFERVCIVQRQKIAYLGGKGPFFYNLQEVRLWLEKNFSKRXKSRLAGRICELHSTVLKITKKGGGGGREGCTGSTVSTGSHLFPHYRTTVLIAISEEE from the exons ATGGGTCTGCTCAGCATAGACTTGTTGATTACACTGCAAATCCTGCCAGTTTTTTTCTCCAACTGCCTTTTCCTGGCTCTCTATGACTCGGTCATCCTCCTAAAGCACGTGGTGCTGCTACTGAGCCGGTCCAAGTCCACTCGTGGCGAGTGGCGGCGCATGCTGACCTCAGAAGGGCTACGCTGTGTCTGGAAAAGCTTTCTCCTGGATGCTTACAAACAG GTGAAATTGGGTGGAGATGCGCCCAATTCCAGTGTTGTCCACATTACCAGTGCTGAAGTTGGGAATGGTCAACAGAATAATTCCAAGTGGAAGAGATTTGATGGGGGATATGGAGCAGAGTGCCATCTCCTGGATTTTGCCAACCCTGAGCGTCCACTGGTGGTCAACTTTGGTTCAGCTACTTGACCACCGTTCACAAGCCAGCTGCCGGCCTTTAGCAAGCTGGTGGAAGAGTTCTCAACAGTGGCTGACTTCTTGTTGGTCTACATTGATGAAGCTCATCCATCAGATGGTTGGGCGGTACCTGGTAATTCCTCTGTGTCTTTCGAGGTGAAGAAACACCAGAACCAGGAAGACCGCTGTGCAGCAGCCCATCAACTTCTGGAGCGTTTCTCCTTGCCGCCCCAGTGCCAGGTGGTGGCTGACTGCATGGATAACAATGCCAACATAGCCTATGGGGTATCCTTTGAGCGTGTGTGTATTGTGCAGAGACAAAAAATTGCTTACTTAGGAGGGAAGGGCCCCTTTTTCTATAACCTTCAGGAAGTTCGACTTTGGTTAGAGAAGAACTTCAGCAAGA TGAAATCCAGGTTAGCTGGAAGAATTTGTGAGTTGCATAGTActgtattaaaaataacaaaaaaaggaggagggggaggaagagaaggatgtACTGGATCCACAGTTTCAACTGGATCTCATTTATTCCCCCACTACAGGACAACAGTTTTAATAGCCATCtcagaagaagaataa